A stretch of Sulfitobacter sp. THAF37 DNA encodes these proteins:
- the cobT gene encoding nicotinate-nucleotide--dimethylbenzimidazole phosphoribosyltransferase has product MTQPFASLSAFRALLTDLPGVDEDATQAAAAHNGQLTKPPASLGRLEDLAIWYRGWRGGDRAEITSPQVIVFAGNHGVAARGVSAFPAEVTGQMVMNFQAGGAAVNQLARTAGASMTVVPLDLDRPTADFTESPAMTEEDLLAALTAGWQAVDHTADLLVVGEMGIANTTSAAAIACALLGGDAADWTGRGTGVDDAALAVKTDVVRQGVALHGGQGDGLDMLRRLGGRELAGMAGAMARARSLRIPVILDGFICCAAALCLQKTAEAALDHTVAGHLSTENGHARLLAAMDKTPLLQLGLRLGEASGGTLAIPVLRAALACHAGMATFAQAGVSDG; this is encoded by the coding sequence ATGACCCAGCCTTTTGCAAGCCTCTCCGCCTTCCGCGCCCTTCTGACGGATCTTCCGGGGGTGGACGAGGACGCCACCCAGGCGGCGGCGGCGCATAACGGCCAGTTGACCAAGCCACCCGCGTCGCTGGGCCGGCTGGAGGACCTGGCGATCTGGTATCGCGGTTGGCGGGGCGGCGACAGGGCCGAGATCACGTCGCCGCAGGTCATCGTCTTTGCAGGCAACCACGGGGTCGCGGCGCGGGGTGTGTCGGCCTTTCCAGCCGAAGTGACCGGCCAGATGGTCATGAATTTCCAGGCCGGTGGCGCAGCGGTCAACCAGCTGGCGCGCACTGCGGGCGCGTCGATGACGGTTGTGCCGCTGGACCTCGACCGTCCGACAGCCGATTTCACCGAAAGTCCGGCGATGACGGAGGAGGATCTGCTGGCGGCCCTGACCGCGGGCTGGCAAGCGGTGGATCACACTGCCGATCTGTTGGTGGTAGGCGAGATGGGCATCGCCAACACCACCAGCGCCGCCGCCATCGCCTGCGCCCTTCTGGGCGGCGATGCGGCAGACTGGACCGGTCGCGGCACCGGGGTCGATGACGCGGCGCTGGCGGTGAAAACGGACGTGGTGCGCCAGGGCGTGGCGCTGCACGGCGGGCAGGGCGACGGGCTGGACATGCTGCGCCGGCTGGGCGGGCGTGAGCTGGCCGGTATGGCGGGCGCGATGGCGCGCGCGCGCAGTCTGCGCATCCCCGTCATACTCGACGGTTTTATCTGCTGTGCCGCAGCACTTTGCCTTCAGAAAACGGCAGAGGCGGCGCTGGATCATACGGTGGCCGGACATCTGAGCACCGAGAACGGTCACGCCCGCCTTCTGGCGGCGATGGACAAGACGCCGCTTTTGCAGCTTGGCCTGCGGCTGGGCGAGGCATCGGGTGGCACCCTTGCAATTCCTGTGCTCAGGGCCGCGCTGGCCTGTCACGCGGGCATGGCGACCTTTGCACAGGCAGGCGTCAGCGACGGCTGA
- a CDS encoding adenosylcobinamide-GDP ribazoletransferase → MDRSDTTGPQRAFHPRDVIMALGLLTRLPLPASGFAAHDTRAPAQAAWAYPLVGLVIGGAGVIAAALASGAGLPPAVAALITLAVTVLLTGAMHEDGLADCADGFWGGWTRDRRLEIMKDSQIGTYGVIALALTLILRWQLIALLIGAGALAAALIPAAMVSRACMVWAMQRLPHARNSGLSRQTGTPPRAAVIGALGIGVLAAAFSGAWLGVIVMSLAATLATGAVAGAKIGGQTGDVLGATQQIVECTVLMVVCAAALP, encoded by the coding sequence TTGGACAGAAGCGACACCACCGGGCCGCAGCGTGCCTTTCATCCCCGTGATGTCATCATGGCATTGGGGCTCTTGACCCGCCTTCCCCTGCCTGCCTCTGGCTTTGCGGCGCATGACACCCGCGCCCCCGCCCAAGCGGCCTGGGCCTATCCGCTGGTCGGCCTGGTGATTGGTGGCGCGGGGGTGATCGCGGCGGCGCTCGCATCCGGGGCCGGGCTGCCGCCTGCCGTTGCCGCCCTCATTACGCTTGCGGTCACGGTGCTGCTGACCGGTGCCATGCACGAAGACGGGCTGGCCGATTGCGCGGACGGGTTCTGGGGCGGCTGGACCCGGGACCGGCGGCTGGAAATCATGAAGGACAGCCAGATCGGAACCTATGGCGTGATCGCATTGGCGCTGACGCTGATCCTGCGCTGGCAACTGATCGCGCTGCTGATCGGCGCCGGGGCGCTGGCGGCGGCCCTGATCCCTGCGGCGATGGTATCGCGCGCCTGCATGGTGTGGGCCATGCAGCGGCTGCCCCACGCCCGGAACAGCGGGCTCTCACGCCAGACCGGCACCCCGCCGCGCGCGGCCGTGATCGGTGCCCTTGGTATCGGCGTGCTCGCGGCGGCCTTTTCCGGTGCTTGGCTGGGCGTGATCGTGATGAGCCTGGCGGCCACACTGGCCACGGGCGCGGTCGCAGGGGCCAAGATCGGCGGTCAGACCGGCGATGTACTGGGGGCCACCCAGCAGATTGTGGAATGCACGGTGCTGATGGTGGTTTGCGCCGCCGCCCTGCCGTGA
- a CDS encoding CarD family transcriptional regulator has product MTKTKKHDFRPNEFVVYPAHGVGQIVSIEEQEVAGISLELFVISFEKDKMTLRVPTHKASEIGMRALSSPDVINHAMKTLKGKAKVKRAMWSRRAQEYEQKINSGDLIAIAEVVRDLHRTDDQREQSYSERQLYEAALERLTREVAAVSGGDENAAAKQVGDVLDSRVAA; this is encoded by the coding sequence ATGACTAAAACGAAAAAGCACGATTTCCGCCCGAACGAATTTGTCGTCTATCCCGCCCATGGTGTGGGACAGATCGTTTCGATCGAAGAGCAGGAAGTCGCCGGCATTTCGCTGGAGCTGTTCGTGATCTCCTTTGAAAAGGACAAGATGACCCTGCGGGTTCCGACCCACAAGGCCTCCGAAATCGGGATGCGTGCGCTGTCTTCGCCCGATGTCATCAACCACGCGATGAAGACGCTCAAGGGCAAGGCCAAGGTCAAACGCGCCATGTGGTCCCGCCGGGCGCAGGAATACGAGCAGAAGATCAATTCCGGCGACCTGATCGCCATCGCAGAGGTCGTGCGCGATCTGCACCGCACAGACGATCAGCGCGAGCAAAGCTATTCCGAACGTCAGCTTTACGAAGCCGCGCTGGAGCGTCTGACGCGCGAAGTGGCCGCGGTCAGCGGTGGCGACGAGAATGCGGCGGCCAAGCAGGTCGGCGATGTTCTGGACAGCCGCGTCGCGGCCTGA
- a CDS encoding tetratricopeptide repeat protein, with translation MRMFSVNLKRHLAALGALVLLSGMSVAESVSPELMEKLRTATADEAPRVAREVETTWGRSGSAAMDLLLKRGRDAMEEEEYSLAIEHFTALTDHAPDFAEGYHARAEAFFRAERYGPALADLERALALNPQNYDAIFGLAVMVQEFGDPRRAAELYRRVLAIYPHHPNAGEALTRLQRDGIGREL, from the coding sequence ATGCGTATGTTCAGCGTCAACCTCAAACGTCACCTCGCGGCACTTGGCGCTTTAGTGTTGCTCAGCGGCATGTCCGTGGCTGAATCCGTCTCTCCGGAGCTGATGGAAAAGCTGCGCACCGCGACAGCGGACGAAGCGCCGCGAGTCGCCCGCGAGGTGGAAACCACCTGGGGGCGGTCGGGGTCCGCCGCGATGGACCTGTTGCTCAAGCGGGGGCGCGACGCGATGGAGGAAGAGGAGTATTCCCTCGCCATCGAACATTTCACGGCACTGACCGACCACGCCCCCGATTTCGCCGAAGGATACCACGCCCGTGCCGAAGCGTTCTTTCGCGCCGAACGGTATGGCCCCGCCCTGGCCGATCTTGAGCGCGCGCTGGCGCTCAACCCGCAAAACTACGATGCGATCTTTGGCCTGGCCGTGATGGTCCAGGAATTCGGCGACCCGCGCCGCGCCGCCGAACTGTATCGCCGTGTCCTTGCCATCTATCCACACCATCCCAACGCGGGCGAGGCGCTGACGCGTCTGCAGCGCGACGGGATCGGGCGGGAACTCTGA
- a CDS encoding RNA-binding S4 domain-containing protein: protein MNTAPPKLRIDKWLWHARFFKTRSLAAARVSDGAVRINGTATTKRASMVSAGDVLTFAIGERVRVIRIEALGTRRGPAVEAQGLYTDLSPPAPRPEDKLTENPAFDGKGRPTKKDRRKLDLSKSRHLE, encoded by the coding sequence GTGAACACCGCGCCGCCAAAGCTTCGAATCGACAAGTGGCTTTGGCACGCGCGTTTCTTCAAGACCCGCTCGCTGGCTGCGGCGCGGGTTTCCGACGGGGCGGTGCGGATCAACGGCACGGCGACCACGAAACGGGCCAGCATGGTCTCCGCTGGCGATGTCCTGACCTTTGCCATCGGCGAGCGGGTGCGCGTCATCCGGATCGAGGCGCTGGGGACGAGGCGCGGTCCGGCGGTCGAGGCACAGGGTCTTTACACCGACCTGTCCCCGCCCGCCCCCCGACCGGAGGACAAACTGACTGAAAATCCGGCGTTTGACGGAAAAGGTCGCCCCACCAAGAAGGACCGCCGCAAGCTTGATCTTTCTAAGTCCCGGCACCTTGAATGA
- a CDS encoding helicase-related protein — translation MASDARIVAVLGPTNTGKTTYAIERMLAHRTGVIGLPLRLLAREVYDRIVALRGPSVVALVTGEERIVPPRTQYWVCTVEAMPEGMGADFVAVDEIQLCADPERGHVFTDRLLRMRGLHETLFMGSDTMRGTIAALVPKVQFMRRERMSELIYSGQKKISRMRPRSAIVGFSVENVYPIAELIRRQKGGAAVVMGALSPRTRNAQVEMYQNGEVDFLVATDAIGMGLNLDVDHVAFSSLTKFDGRRMRQLAPNELAQIAGRAGRGFRSGTFGTTGDAPALDDGMARAIMDHQFTPQNKINWRNHALQFGSIDRLIETLEAKPDDDRLVRAREADDLRALKALGQVDEVFARCSDGPSVRLLWDVCRIPDFRGISHAEHADLLERIFCDLHQSGRIPDDWLARQIKRIDRTDGDIDALSKRLAFIRTWTYVAQRKGWTQDESHWRGATRVVEDRLSDALHERLTQRFVDRRTSVLLRRLGQKEAMVAEVNETGEVTVEGEYVGKLDGFRFRADKGAGGAEEKTIKSAALQALAPQFHLRADRFYNAPDTEIDFTEQGGLMWGAAAVGKLVAGSDPLKPQVEVFVDDVAGPDVAQKVQRRLQHFIDRKIAALFEPLMGLSKDETLTGLARGFAFQLVENFGLLPRAQVADDVKALDQDARGALRKHGIRFGQFTIFMPLLLKPAPTRLRLVLWSLSRELDEFPESPPPGLVTIPVEADAPQGADTMSGYRNAGARAIRIDMLERLADMVRAEDSRGGFEAKADMLSITGMTLEQFAGLMQGLGYKAEKGEREKVKPVDTSTPKDGTHKVMDETADTEVPEKTDLDTPTDDAPDKPVMDVAAEEPAGGIIEKPAPATPDDTPGAVSDMPDDGIAPLAEEPAETPLAEDGIPDVPAEETPQGTAPDAEVAGPETEVYYIFTWARSGRGGNNPRRNAGGEKPRGRSKPRKGGPRGDKGEKGGKAQNFSARPPRKEKQIDPDNPFAAALMGLKDNK, via the coding sequence GTGGCGAGCGATGCGCGGATCGTGGCCGTTCTGGGCCCGACCAATACCGGCAAGACCACCTATGCCATCGAACGGATGCTGGCGCACCGGACGGGGGTGATCGGCCTGCCGCTGCGCCTGCTGGCGCGCGAGGTCTACGACCGCATCGTGGCGCTGCGCGGCCCTTCGGTGGTGGCGCTGGTCACAGGCGAGGAGCGTATCGTGCCGCCGCGCACCCAGTACTGGGTCTGCACGGTCGAGGCGATGCCCGAGGGCATGGGCGCGGATTTCGTCGCGGTGGACGAAATTCAGCTTTGTGCCGATCCTGAGCGGGGCCATGTCTTTACCGACCGCCTGCTGCGGATGCGGGGCCTGCACGAGACGCTCTTCATGGGGTCGGATACCATGCGCGGCACCATCGCGGCCCTTGTCCCCAAGGTCCAGTTCATGCGCCGTGAACGAATGTCCGAATTGATCTACTCTGGTCAGAAAAAGATAAGCCGGATGCGCCCTCGCAGTGCGATTGTCGGGTTTTCGGTTGAAAATGTATATCCGATTGCCGAGCTGATCCGCCGCCAGAAGGGCGGTGCGGCGGTGGTAATGGGGGCGCTGTCGCCGCGCACGCGCAACGCGCAGGTGGAGATGTACCAGAACGGCGAGGTCGATTTCCTGGTGGCGACCGATGCCATCGGGATGGGGCTTAACCTTGACGTCGATCACGTCGCCTTTTCCAGCCTGACAAAGTTCGACGGCCGCCGGATGCGCCAGCTGGCACCGAACGAACTGGCCCAGATCGCCGGACGCGCCGGACGCGGGTTCAGATCCGGCACCTTCGGCACCACAGGCGATGCGCCCGCGCTGGACGACGGCATGGCGCGGGCGATCATGGATCACCAGTTCACGCCGCAGAACAAGATCAACTGGCGCAATCATGCGCTGCAATTCGGCTCCATCGACAGGCTGATCGAGACGCTTGAGGCAAAGCCCGACGACGACCGTCTTGTCCGCGCGCGTGAGGCGGACGATCTGCGCGCCCTCAAGGCGCTGGGCCAGGTCGACGAAGTTTTTGCCCGCTGCAGCGACGGACCATCCGTGCGGCTGCTGTGGGACGTCTGCCGCATCCCCGATTTCCGGGGGATCAGTCACGCGGAACACGCCGACCTTCTGGAACGGATTTTCTGCGATCTTCACCAGTCAGGCCGCATACCGGACGACTGGCTGGCGCGACAAATCAAGCGAATAGATCGAACCGATGGGGATATTGATGCGTTGTCGAAACGACTGGCCTTCATCCGCACATGGACCTATGTCGCGCAGCGCAAGGGGTGGACCCAGGACGAAAGCCATTGGCGCGGGGCGACCCGTGTCGTAGAAGACCGACTGTCGGACGCATTGCACGAGCGTCTGACGCAGAGATTTGTAGACCGGCGCACATCCGTGCTCTTGCGCCGGCTAGGACAGAAGGAAGCCATGGTGGCCGAAGTAAACGAGACTGGTGAAGTCACTGTCGAAGGTGAATACGTAGGCAAGCTGGACGGTTTCCGGTTCCGCGCCGACAAGGGTGCAGGCGGGGCCGAGGAAAAGACGATCAAGTCCGCCGCTCTTCAGGCGCTTGCACCACAGTTCCATCTGCGCGCCGATCGTTTCTACAATGCGCCCGATACCGAGATCGACTTTACCGAGCAGGGCGGGCTCATGTGGGGCGCCGCCGCTGTGGGCAAACTGGTCGCGGGCAGCGACCCGTTGAAGCCGCAGGTCGAGGTCTTTGTTGACGATGTCGCCGGTCCGGACGTGGCGCAAAAGGTGCAGCGCCGGTTGCAACATTTCATCGACCGCAAAATCGCGGCATTGTTCGAACCGCTGATGGGGCTGTCCAAGGATGAGACACTGACCGGCCTTGCACGGGGCTTTGCGTTTCAGTTGGTCGAAAACTTCGGGCTCCTCCCGCGCGCCCAGGTGGCCGATGACGTCAAGGCGCTGGATCAGGACGCGCGCGGCGCGCTGCGCAAGCACGGCATCCGGTTTGGCCAGTTCACCATTTTCATGCCGCTGCTGCTGAAACCCGCGCCGACACGGCTGCGGCTGGTCCTGTGGTCGCTGTCCCGAGAGTTGGACGAATTCCCCGAATCCCCGCCGCCCGGGCTGGTGACGATTCCGGTCGAGGCCGACGCGCCGCAGGGGGCCGACACGATGTCGGGCTATCGCAACGCGGGTGCGCGGGCGATCCGCATCGACATGCTGGAGCGGCTGGCCGACATGGTGCGCGCCGAGGATTCCCGCGGCGGGTTCGAGGCCAAGGCGGACATGCTGTCGATCACCGGCATGACGCTTGAGCAGTTCGCCGGCCTGATGCAGGGGCTTGGCTACAAGGCCGAGAAGGGCGAGCGCGAAAAGGTCAAACCGGTCGATACCTCCACGCCCAAGGACGGCACCCACAAGGTGATGGATGAGACCGCCGATACCGAGGTGCCGGAAAAGACCGATCTCGACACACCGACGGACGATGCACCGGACAAGCCGGTGATGGACGTCGCGGCGGAAGAGCCTGCCGGCGGCATCATCGAAAAACCCGCTCCGGCGACACCGGACGACACCCCGGGCGCCGTCTCTGACATGCCGGACGACGGGATCGCGCCGCTGGCCGAAGAGCCTGCGGAGACGCCGCTTGCAGAGGACGGCATTCCCGACGTCCCCGCCGAGGAAACACCGCAAGGCACCGCACCCGATGCAGAGGTCGCGGGCCCCGAGACTGAGGTGTACTACATCTTCACCTGGGCCCGCAGCGGCCGTGGTGGCAACAATCCGCGCCGCAACGCGGGCGGCGAAAAGCCCAGGGGCCGCAGCAAGCCGCGCAAGGGCGGTCCGCGCGGTGACAAGGGCGAAAAGGGCGGCAAGGCGCAGAATTTCTCTGCCCGTCCGCCCCGCAAGGAAAAGCAGATCGACCCCGACAATCCGTTTGCCGCCGCCCTGATGGGGCTGAAGGACAACAAGTAG
- the fdxA gene encoding ferredoxin FdxA produces MTYIVNDACIACKYTDCVEVCPVDCFYEGENMLVIHPDECIDCGVCEPECPADAIRPDTEPDMEKWVEFNRKYSELWPVIITKKDPLPEAEERDGETGKLEKYFSESPGEGG; encoded by the coding sequence ATGACCTATATCGTGAACGACGCCTGCATTGCCTGCAAATACACCGATTGTGTCGAGGTGTGCCCGGTTGACTGCTTTTACGAAGGCGAGAACATGCTGGTGATCCACCCGGACGAATGCATCGACTGCGGCGTCTGCGAACCCGAATGCCCTGCCGATGCGATCCGTCCGGATACAGAGCCGGACATGGAAAAGTGGGTCGAATTTAACCGAAAGTATTCAGAGCTTTGGCCGGTGATCATCACCAAGAAGGATCCGCTGCCCGAGGCCGAGGAACGCGACGGCGAGACCGGAAAACTCGAAAAGTACTTCTCGGAAAGTCCCGGTGAGGGCGGGTGA
- a CDS encoding cation:proton antiporter, whose translation MEGFLFQASIYLAAAVIAVPIAARLGLGSVLGYLAAGILIGPVLGLVGSETKDVQHFAEFGVVMMLFLIGLELEPRALWDMRHRLLGLGGLQVILTTAALMGVAMAYGQSWNVSMAVGLTLALSSTAIVLQTLSEKNLMRTGGGRSVFSVLLTQDIAVIPILALLPLLATGNMGGILPDGSISLSAEQVEAAHDADAGHHGPAGANAAFDFVQNLPGWGVTLVTIGAVLSIIIVGVFFTRPVFRFIHSANLREMYTALALLIVVGISFLMMLVGLSPALGAFLAGVVLASSEFRHELETDLEPFKGLLLGLFFVTVGAGVNFDLLFSRPILLVGMAVLVIIVKGVILGVLGRIFRLKGRDQWLFALSLAQAGEFGFVLVSFSVATGVMPNDIAETLLLVIALSMLITPLLFILYDRISRRMDEKSGPQPPDEIDESGPVIIAGIGRFGQIVNRLVQASGFQTVVLDHNPDTIAVMRRFGFKAFLGDPTRPDILRKAGLRDASVLVVALDDPRSALQLITYARKERPDLHIVARAHDRTDVYRQFQAGANDIVREMFDSSLRAGRYVLENLGLSEYEAAEAQRMFYAHDRKSVRELAALWRPDVPPSQNKAYVARAKELQKDLETAFLNRGDEEEEEKRA comes from the coding sequence ATGGAAGGCTTCCTGTTTCAGGCTTCGATCTACCTCGCCGCGGCTGTGATCGCGGTGCCGATCGCCGCGCGTCTCGGGCTGGGGTCCGTGCTGGGCTATCTGGCCGCCGGGATCCTGATCGGGCCGGTGCTGGGGCTTGTCGGGTCCGAGACGAAGGATGTGCAGCATTTCGCGGAATTCGGCGTGGTGATGATGCTGTTTCTCATCGGATTGGAGCTGGAGCCGCGCGCGCTGTGGGACATGCGGCATAGGTTGCTGGGGCTCGGGGGCCTGCAGGTGATCCTGACCACAGCGGCCCTGATGGGGGTGGCGATGGCCTATGGCCAGTCCTGGAACGTCTCCATGGCGGTCGGGCTTACACTCGCGCTGTCCTCTACCGCCATCGTGCTGCAGACCCTGTCGGAAAAGAACCTCATGCGGACCGGGGGCGGGCGCAGCGTCTTTTCCGTCCTGCTGACGCAGGATATCGCGGTGATCCCGATCCTGGCGCTGCTGCCGCTGCTGGCGACCGGGAACATGGGGGGCATCCTGCCCGACGGGTCGATCTCTCTCAGTGCCGAACAGGTCGAGGCCGCCCACGACGCCGACGCGGGCCATCACGGCCCCGCCGGGGCCAACGCGGCTTTCGACTTTGTCCAGAACCTGCCGGGATGGGGTGTCACCCTTGTCACCATCGGGGCTGTGCTGTCGATCATCATCGTCGGCGTCTTCTTCACGCGACCGGTGTTCCGCTTCATCCACTCCGCCAACCTGCGCGAGATGTATACCGCGCTGGCATTGCTGATCGTGGTCGGGATCTCGTTCCTGATGATGCTGGTCGGCCTTTCTCCGGCACTGGGGGCGTTCCTCGCCGGGGTGGTCCTTGCCTCCTCCGAGTTCCGGCACGAGCTGGAAACCGACCTTGAACCCTTCAAGGGGCTGCTTCTGGGCCTGTTCTTTGTCACCGTGGGCGCGGGGGTCAACTTTGATCTGCTGTTCAGCCGTCCGATCCTGCTGGTGGGCATGGCGGTGTTGGTGATCATCGTGAAGGGCGTGATCCTGGGCGTTCTGGGCCGCATCTTCCGGCTCAAGGGGCGGGACCAGTGGCTCTTTGCGCTGAGCCTCGCGCAGGCGGGTGAATTCGGCTTCGTGCTGGTCAGCTTTTCCGTGGCGACCGGCGTGATGCCCAACGACATCGCCGAGACGCTCTTGCTGGTGATTGCCCTGTCCATGTTGATCACGCCGTTGTTGTTCATCCTTTATGACCGGATCAGCCGCCGCATGGACGAAAAAAGCGGGCCGCAGCCCCCGGACGAGATCGACGAATCGGGCCCCGTCATCATCGCCGGGATCGGGCGTTTCGGCCAGATCGTGAACCGGCTGGTGCAGGCCAGCGGGTTCCAGACCGTCGTGCTGGACCACAACCCGGACACCATCGCGGTGATGCGGCGCTTTGGCTTCAAGGCGTTTCTGGGCGACCCGACCCGGCCCGACATCCTGCGCAAGGCCGGGCTGCGGGATGCCAGCGTGCTGGTGGTGGCGCTGGACGATCCCCGGTCGGCCCTGCAGCTGATCACCTATGCCCGCAAGGAACGGCCCGACCTGCACATCGTGGCCCGCGCCCACGACCGCACGGATGTCTATCGCCAGTTCCAGGCCGGGGCCAACGACATCGTCCGCGAGATGTTCGACAGCTCCTTGCGCGCGGGACGCTATGTGCTGGAAAACCTCGGCCTGTCGGAATACGAGGCCGCCGAGGCGCAGCGCATGTTCTATGCCCATGACCGCAAGTCGGTGCGCGAGCTTGCCGCGCTGTGGCGGCCCGATGTGCCGCCCTCGCAGAACAAGGCTTACGTGGCCCGCGCGAAAGAGCTGCAAAAAGACCTTGAAACCGCGTTTCTGAACCGCGGCGACGAGGAAGAGGAAGAAAAGCGCGCCTGA